TAGAACGCCAATAAAGCCATTCGATGGAAGCCAAGATTGTCCCCAAACCGTTCGCTTGATGCAGtcattaacagcagcagcagcagcagcagcagtagaaccaATCTTGGGCCAGCGGTTCGTCGTTTGAGAGGACGTAATTGACGTTGCAATCAAGTTGACGTactgaaaatatttttttaaggTCTATCTCAATTCAAAAAACATCTAGGAAATGGAAGCATCGCAAAATTCTTTGCAATAGGGCAACACGATCAAATGATTCATAAGCTAACGAAATGTATTCCAATAGATGGTAGTCTCGTCATTAATAGAACGACGTTGGACTGCATAACGAGTGCCATGCGGACAAACCACATATTGTGCATGAGATACTGATGCAGGGGCATTCATAATTGCTGGTTGAATACTGAATCATCAAAGTAAGGcgttggttgctttgatgcaGAAGGTATTCTGTATTTTGTAAAAGAGAGGTTATGAGATACAATGAACTGAAGGAACAATGGATCGAGACTACAATCGGTATTAAGTGAGGACTTTTCCGCATCGTTTTGAAACCAAAAGGCTCAAAGTATCTCAAGAGAATAGCGGAAACCTATTTAATCCAGAATGAACGAAACAGAGGTCCCGGGTTTCTCTTCTGTTTGCGTCCATTTGCAAATGAATATGCTATTATTTGTCTCAAAggttttatgctttcttcCCGAGATTTGAACCTTAAATTGTGCTTATTGTTTTAATCCATAAGTCTACAGCAAAATAAGTTCGCTTTCATTACAACTGTTGCAACACCAACACTTTCCCTCATTCGTTGATCTTGGACTCTATATACATTGTTGGGCACTGTGGGAGTGGCCATCGTGTGCCCTCGTGTGCCATCTCGAGAGCTTTCTATTAACTCACCGCCCCTGCCTTGGTCTGGAAAATGAGCGCGAAAAGCCGGTCACCTAATCTTCAGTTGCGATTCGTCGCAACCGACAACGGCATTGTTTGATGCTAGTGGTGATAGTGCTGGGCCGGGCAATCCGTAGCGAAAACACTTGAAGCCTTACACCCTCCCTCTCCCGGAGAACCCTTTGACCCAGCCGCACGTCCACGATCGCATTACTAGGCCGCCGCACCGAATGACGCATGTGCGCAGGAGCGCGCATTATGCGATTGACAGCTGCGGTCAGCTGGTGGCAGGATGGTGGCCAAGCGGCTGCAGTGGCGACAACACCCGATAATCGGACCACGCGTCCGAttggcgatcatcatcatcatcaacaccgtCACACCGTCGGGACAATGCACCGAGCGGATAAGTGGCCACCGGAAGTGTGACGTTAGCGCCACAATTGCAGAGCGATCGTGAAGATATTGAAGATTACGAAGATCGGCGGCGTTAGGTCATGGTCGAACGAAACAGGAATGATCCGACCCCCTCGGGTCCCCCTAGGGATCGGCGGCGATCGGATGAAGCGCCATTACGAGGCGCATTATCAGGGACGCCCGGGGCCACTGGCACCACCCGTGTCGTTGGTGTCAGAAAGGAAAGGGTGCCAAGCTGGGCGCAAGTGATAACGCCGTCACTACTAGTGGCCAGGGCAGGGCCATCTTCCATCCCTTGTCGTAATGGCCAGGGTGCGAAGAGGGCCCACAACAAAGAAGGTTCCTTCCTcaggttgtttgttgctggttCGCGAGGcgtgtttattatttttattttttgtttccttctgaTTCACCCCCAccatccaccccaccccatcccTTCACCCCCTAGTCTGCATAGTGTACCGATAGTGTGGTCGGTTCCGAGCGGTGTAAGCGAGGGTAACGCACGTATTGCTGACTCGAGGCGAGTTCAAGTGGTCCAGCCtaaggaagggaggggtgtGAGGGACCGAGGAAGCGCAGGCATTAGTCAGTGCAACAGACGGTCGAGTCTTTCTCCATCGCCGATCGGTCTCGGGGCGCGCGCGAACTCTTTATGTAATAATAAGGActaaggcgcgcgcgcgattgtCCACCGATCATCAGTTGCTGATCGATCGTTCTAGCGGCTAGACGCACTACCTCTAGAGACCTCCCCCGGGCCATAATCCGTCCATCATCTAACCGTTTCATCCCAATTAACCGTGAAGTACAACGTTAGCATTAGTGAAGCGTTCCGAAGTGCGACGATGGCGCTCCTACCGTTCGATATCGATGTGAGCGCACCGGGCGAAGAGCTGATGGAGATAGCGCGCCGCGAGTTGCGCGAAACGCCGGAAATCCGGGCAGCGGCCATCGAGGAGCTCCGGCTGCTACTCAAGACAACCACCGATATGTACTTTAGCGACGAGGAAGACTTTCTGCTCATCTTTCTACGTCCGTGTCATTTCTACGCCGAAAGTGCACTCAAAATGGTAAGCGGGACAAAGCACGTGGTTGTGCTAGCGAGCGATGAGTCATCGGATGCAGATGCACCCCCTGTGcacctcttttctctctctctctctcgattttATCGATAAAGACGCGTGGCTGCGGTGTCGCATTGTGTCGCTTGGATGTACGCCGCAAAACGGCGTCTCCATTGTGCCCGCCACGGCGCGCTGGTGGGTCTTTGTGTCTAGATCTTGTGCAACAACGGTGTACGCCGGTAGATCGAGCGTCTCCCTGTCATTAGTGAGATCGTCTTCACTTGGAGGTTGTCCGATGGAATCATAATCATCTGGGCGACTAAGAgatacgcaaaaaaaacgcctAAAAGTCGTTGAAGACGTCACCAGTCAAACGGGGGGAGCGTAATTAGTGCTTCATGGTACATCAAGAGCACGAATCTCGGTGGAGGTCATAGCGGTGGACTCACTGACGTAGAAGCCACAAAAACATGCCCCGGGATCAACGGGGAAACTAACAGCGATTAGGCTAATCTAAACGGAAACTACTTCCTGCATCCAAGTGCCGCGAAGGTCACGAGATTCGGCGCTCGACCATCACCGCGGCATCTGCATCGCGATCTGCTGCGAAATCAGGATCTCGGGGGAATTGAGTTCAGGGGCAGGCAGGTGGCATTCTCGAAAGATAAGCGAACGTGGAGCCGGCCGGTCGCCGATAGCGCACCAGATGAAACACCTTCCGATACTTGAACCTTGGACCTTCCGTGACGTCAGACGTCACGGATAGGGCCAATCAATCAGGCCAACGATCCAAAACGAGagaaacgggggggggggaacgtCGATAAGAACTCATTCACTTCCACTCTTCtactcttctcctcttctccttccagaTGCGACGGATTGCGGAATTCAAGCGAAGCAACCAACCACTGCTGGACAATCTGAAGCCCGAGGAAGAGAAGCGAGCGTTCGTGGAGCACAGCGTGGTGAACGTGTTGGTCAACAGGGACCAGAAAGGGCGCCGAGTGTTGCTTGTTAACTGTGGTGCCGCCTGGGACCCGAAAGCGGTCAGCTCGGAGCAACTGTTCCGTGTGTTTTTCCTCATCCATCTAGTAGCCCAGCTAGAGCCATCGACGCAGATCAACGGTATCGTCGTGGTGCTCGATTTCGATGGACTATCGCTGAAGCAAGTGAAGGCACTGTCGCCCGCCTTCTGCAAGCGGCTGATTACGTTCATCCAGGATGCGATGCCCCTACGCCTGAAGGAGGTTCACATCCTCAAGCAGCCGTTCATCTTCAACATGGTCTGGGCTCTCTTCAAACCATTCATCCGCGAGAAGCTCAAAAGCCGCGTAAGTCCCAGTAGCCCATCTGGCCAATCGCCTTTTTGCGATTCCATGCGATCCCTTTCAGACCTGACCTTGCCCCCCATCCGCAGTGTCTTATCGCTGCGCGGTCGCTCTAAAAGCTAAAATTGGAATTCGGGTTTTGTTGGTAAACATTTCGACCGGACGGCCGGTGGTCCGCTCTCCGCCTCCGGACCTTTTTGGGTGTTGTTCGTTGAATTTTGCTTCGTTGTCTAAATGGCGGACTTTCCCCTCTCACTCGATGACCACGTGATCCCAGGCCAGATTGTTCCGTTCCTTTTCACATTCCTCTGCCTGTGTCCTGTTTGTCCGTTAGATCTTCTTCCACGGTATGGACATGCGGAAGCTGCACAAGCACATCGACCAGTGCGATCTACCGGCAAACTATGGTGGTGATCTACCTCCGCTGAACTATGGTGGACGCGAGTGGTATCCCTGTGTGTTCAACTACATCGATCACGTCAACCAGTGGAACACGTTCggcttccgatcgatcgatctgcagtGATCTTGCGGGGGGGGTTCACCTCACGAACGACTACTTAGAGGGGCTGCTAGATACTTATGCTACGGggaccacacacaaacacacacacacagataccaCAGTTCAAATAGGTTTAACTCacaacgatcacgatcgctcTTATCACGGATTGTACCAAAGGGGGTAAGTGCTCttgtccctttctcgctctctctgtgtgtgtcctgtgccATCTGTATGttgcatgctgcatgctgctgttgctgtgatcGCTTCGCCCCCACCACATCGTTTCGGTTCACCCATCGATCGTTGAGATTGCAATCTACGGATCATCGACCGAGTGACTGACGTTGCGTTCGTTTTCTTTGATTGTTCGCAGATCTACTTCCATGGTAACGAGCTGGCGCAGTTCCATCGGTACGTTAGCCCCGACCATCTACCGGCTGACTACGGTGGCACACTGCCAGCCATCGACTACACCGGACGCGATTGGTATCCGTGCGTCGAGACCCGGATCGAACACATCGCGAAGTACCAACGGTGTGGATTCCATTAGCCCTTAGCGGATCGCGGCTTCGGATTACGACTTCTACATACGGGGAGAACGGGCTCTATACGGGTGGTTGTGGCTTGTAGCTTGGTGTGGAGTAGAACCATAGGATAATATACACAAATAGTATACTGTTGTCAAAGGTATTAAAAGACGTTTTGACATTGAACTGAAGAAATCGAAAGAACGGATCGCGATTAGACGAACTCGCGGAGTAAACAAtctaataaattaaaaagtaaaatccAAAACAACGGAGGCCTCTCAGAGGTGGCCGCCGCGCCGATCGCGCTCGCTGATGATGCGATAACCCCATCGTGGATCGCGATGAGCACGAAGTAAACCTCAGAGGCCAGAGGGGAGCCCCCAATGCACTCCAGGGATTAGATGTATTGCAACATATAAACCAATGCCCCTCTCCCTTTGGTTCGGCCAAAAATTGCTCATCGTCGTGACGTCAATCACGAGCCAGCGAAcacaaagcagaagaagaacccAAATAAAGGGGTTTCAcactcgtgcgtgcgtgcgcgtgtgtatgtgggcCTTGCGAGCTATTGATAACAGACCGCAcaccctcacacaccgctcagCTGTTCCAATACAGTCACCCACCATCTGGAGAATGCGAAATGCGTATGGagcggggtggaggggggaaggcGATTCGGCAAGTGCTGCGCGACCAGTCTAGTGTCGGTCGGTGCAGTTAAGCAGTGGAGCctcgggagggagggggagcggtACATAGAGCTGATAGCGCGCAAACCGCGTAAGCCGATTGGAGGCGGAAGGAGCGGCGCGCCAACAAACTGCCACCGTTTGCGATtgcgcgccaccaccaccaccgacgtctTTTTGGCGATTTGTCGTAATCGATGGTCGAGGTCCCAGCGTGGTCGACCACCGAAATCATTCGTTCCTAGACCGAGCATCGCGGCGGGAGTAGTCACAGTCCACAGTGTCCACAACAGCACCAGGTGCGAGTGTGTGATTCCGAGTTCCGCAAGAGACCGAACCATGAAGACAGCACAGACACCTTTCGATATCGTGACGGATCCACCGACGGCCGAGCTGCTCGAGGTATCACGTCGCGAGCTGCGCGAAACACCGGAAGTGCGCGAACAGGCGATCCTGCGGTTGCGAACGCTGCTGCACGAAACCACCGATCTCCACtacgccgatgacgatgactttCTGCTGATATTTCTGCGCCCGTGCCACTTCTACCCGGAGAGTGCGATCAAAATGGTGAGTAGCAGAGACGCAAAGTCGCACCACCACATATCGTTCGGTGTGTAACGCGATCGGGCGCGCACGCATCAGCAGTTTTTCAGCCAAACCCACTTTTTGGCGCACTTTTGCGGCCCAGAAACAAGGCCTGCGCTGCACCTGGGCACAAGTTGTGCTCGCAAGACGGCGTTACCGGTCGTAGTACGATAAGAACGGTCCCCTCTGCTAGGGGCTGTTATCGATCGCGTGATTGTTTTACGAGCGACTGACTGAACACAATCGGGACCGTCCCGTCTCCGCTCTAACCCCTTCCAGATGCGCCGAATTGCCGACTTTAAGAAGAACAACTTCCCGCTGATGCACAAACTGCACCCGGAGGACGAGAAGCTGTCCTTCATCGATCACAAAATCGTGAATGTGCTGACGAACCGAGACCAGAAGGGTCGTCGCGTGCTGGTCGTAAActgtggtgcggtgtgggATCCAAAGCTGCTCCCATCCGATAAGCTGTTCCGGATGTTCTATCTGGTGCATCTCGTGGCTCAGCTTGAGCCCGCTACTCAGATCAATGGCGTCGTGTTCGTGATGGACTTTGAGGGTCTCTCGCTGAAGCAGGTCCGTGGACTGTCGCCTTCGTTCTCGAAGCTGTTGCTAACGTTCCTGCAGGAAGCGGTTCCACTGCGGATGAAGGAGTTCCACATCCTGAAGCAACCGTACATCTTCAACATGGTCTGGACACTGTTCAAACCGTTCATCGGTGATAAGCTGAAAAAGCGGGTAAGTGATCACGATGATCGCGCTGGAGCTGTTCAATCGCTAacgatgctgttgctccatTTTCAGTTGTACTTCCATGGTAATGATATGAAGAAGCTGCACAAGCACATCGATCCGGCCGATCTACCGAAGAACTACGGTGGTACGCGACCGGCCCTCGATTACGGTTCGCGCGATTGGTATCCGTGCATCGAGAAGTACACCGAGCATGTGCACCGTTGGAATGGTTACGGTTACGCCGCGGGACCCTGAGAGAAGGAGGGACACCCACCAGATACTACTTACAGCACGCTTTAGGATTAAGAAAATTGTCGTGGGAGTGTGCGCAGTGTGTGCGAAGAGCAAAGTTCGATGATTGGCTGCTAGATTAGGTTTCATCGACGTGCAACgtcgccaacgacgacgacgaggacgacgatggtgatgatgataagcaaTTGCGCGACAAATACAGCTGACCGGTGAGGCGATAGCTCCCGTTTCACGGGGATCCAAGTAGTGAGATAAGCGAGGAAAGGCCAAGCGCACCATCGTTCGCTGATAGGGCGTAACGTAAGCAACACGCCTTGGTTTATTAATAAGCAATTTTGTACGCGCGGAAGGGGGTGCCAAGGCAGTCTCCAATAAATAGGAAATGGAACGGTAAAACGATCTTGCGGTTCGCACTTTAATCCCTACCACGCACCTGACGTGACGCGTCACGGTCTCGGTCGCATTATTCTCGTTATCTTTCGTTTGCAATTGAACTGATTTTGCTGATTGTACGGACGGCGTGATAAGCGGAGTGGCATTAGCGAGGATTTCGATGCAAAATACCCGAAAATCGGTTCCCAATCACGCAGCGCTGGCTTACGCATAGGCTTAGGAACGATGAGGAAGCAATTTCAG
The sequence above is a segment of the Anopheles darlingi chromosome 2, idAnoDarlMG_H_01, whole genome shotgun sequence genome. Coding sequences within it:
- the LOC125952895 gene encoding clavesin-1-like isoform X1 — encoded protein: MALLPFDIDVSAPGEELMEIARRELRETPEIRAAAIEELRLLLKTTTDMYFSDEEDFLLIFLRPCHFYAESALKMMRRIAEFKRSNQPLLDNLKPEEEKRAFVEHSVVNVLVNRDQKGRRVLLVNCGAAWDPKAVSSEQLFRVFFLIHLVAQLEPSTQINGIVVVLDFDGLSLKQVKALSPAFCKRLITFIQDAMPLRLKEVHILKQPFIFNMVWALFKPFIREKLKSRIFFHGMDMRKLHKHIDQCDLPANYGGDLPPLNYGGREWYPCVFNYIDHVNQWNTFGFRSIDLQ
- the LOC125952895 gene encoding clavesin-1-like isoform X2, yielding MALLPFDIDVSAPGEELMEIARRELRETPEIRAAAIEELRLLLKTTTDMYFSDEEDFLLIFLRPCHFYAESALKMMRRIAEFKRSNQPLLDNLKPEEEKRAFVEHSVVNVLVNRDQKGRRVLLVNCGAAWDPKAVSSEQLFRVFFLIHLVAQLEPSTQINGIVVVLDFDGLSLKQVKALSPAFCKRLITFIQDAMPLRLKEVHILKQPFIFNMVWALFKPFIREKLKSRIYFHGNELAQFHRYVSPDHLPADYGGTLPAIDYTGRDWYPCVETRIEHIAKYQRCGFH
- the LOC125952896 gene encoding clavesin-1-like; the protein is MKTAQTPFDIVTDPPTAELLEVSRRELRETPEVREQAILRLRTLLHETTDLHYADDDDFLLIFLRPCHFYPESAIKMMRRIADFKKNNFPLMHKLHPEDEKLSFIDHKIVNVLTNRDQKGRRVLVVNCGAVWDPKLLPSDKLFRMFYLVHLVAQLEPATQINGVVFVMDFEGLSLKQVRGLSPSFSKLLLTFLQEAVPLRMKEFHILKQPYIFNMVWTLFKPFIGDKLKKRLYFHGNDMKKLHKHIDPADLPKNYGGTRPALDYGSRDWYPCIEKYTEHVHRWNGYGYAAGP